One segment of Polypterus senegalus isolate Bchr_013 chromosome 8, ASM1683550v1, whole genome shotgun sequence DNA contains the following:
- the LOC120533348 gene encoding histone H2B 5-like has protein sequence MPEPKAAPAPKKGSKKTVSKNQAKGGKKRRKSRKESYSIYVYKVMKQVHPDTGISSKAMGIMNSFVNDIFERIAGEASRLAHYNKRSTISSREIQTAVRLLLPGELAKHAVSEGTKAVTKYTSSK, from the coding sequence ATGCCTGAACCAAAAGCTGCACCAGCTCCTAAGAAGGGTTCCAAGAAAACCGTTTCTAAGAACCAGGCAAAGGGTGGGAAGAAACGCAGAAAGTCCAGGAAAGAAAGCTATTCCATCTACGTGTACAAGGTGATGAAGCAAGTACACCCCGATACTGGCATTTCTTCAAAGGCAATGGGCATCATGAACTCGTTTGTGAACGACATATTTGAGCGCATCGCCGGTGAGGCTTCTCGCCTAGCGCATTACAACAAGCGCTCGACCATTTCGTCAAGGGAGATCCAGACTGCTGTGAGACTGTTGCTACCGGGAGAGCTTGCTAAGCACGCTGTGTCCGAGGGCACTAAGGCAGTCACAAAGTACACCAGCTCCAAATAG
- the LOC120533366 gene encoding histone H4: MSGRGKGGKGLGKGGAKRHRKVLRDNIQGITKPAIRRLARRGGVKRISGLIYEETRGVLKVFLENVIRDAVTYTEHAKRKTVTAMDVVYALKRQGRTLYGFGG; encoded by the coding sequence ATGTCTGGACGTGGCAAAGGAGGAAAAGGACTCGGTAAGGGTGGCGCGAAACGTCATCGTAAAGTGTTGAGAGATAACATCCAAGGTATTACAAAGCCTGCTATTCGTCGTCTAGCTCGTCGCGGTGGTGTGAAGAGGATTTCTGGCTTGATCTATGAAGAAACTCGCGGAGTGCTCAAAGTTTTCTTGGAGAATGTTATCCGTGACGCTGTGACTTACACTGAACACGCCAAGAGGAAGACTGTGACTGCCATGGACGTAGTGTATGCTTTGAAGAGACAGGGCCGTACACTGTATGGCTTTGGAGGTTAG
- the LOC120533349 gene encoding histone H2B 5-like, whose product MPEPKAAPAAKKGSKKTVSKNQAKGGKKRRKSRKESYSIYVYKVMKQVHPDTGISSKAMGIMNSFVNDIFERIAGEASRLAHYNKRSTISSREIQTAVRLLLPGELAKHAVSEGTKAVTKYTSSK is encoded by the coding sequence ATGCCTGAACCAAAAGCTGCACCGGCTGCTAAGAAGGGCTCCAAGAAAACCGTTTCTAAGAACCAGGCAAAGGGTGGGAAGAAACGCAGAAAGTCCAGGAAAGAAAGCTATTCTATCTATGTGTACAAGGTGATGAAGCAAGTACACCCCGATACTGGCATTTCTTCAAAGGCAATGGGCATCATGAACTCGTTTGTGAACGACATCTTTGAGCGCATCGCCGGTGAGGCTTCTCGCCTAGCGCATTACAACAAGCGCTCGACCATTTCGTCAAGGGAGATCCAGACTGCTGTGAGACTGTTGCTACCGGGAGAGCTTGCTAAGCACGCTGTGTCCGAGGGCACGAAGGCAGTCACAAAGTACACCAGCTCCAAATAA
- the LOC120533350 gene encoding histone H2B 5-like, which yields MPEPKAAPAPKKGSKKAVSKSQAKGGKKRRKSRKESYSIYVYKVMKQVHPDTGISSKAMGIMNSFVNDIFERIAGEASRLAHYNKRSTISSREIQTAVRLLLPGELAKHAVSEGTKAVTKYTSSK from the coding sequence ATGCCTGAACCAAAAGCCGCACCTGCGCCTAAAAAGGGCTCTAAGAAAGCTGTTTCTAAGAGTCAAGCAAAGGGTGGAAAGAAACGCAGAAAGTCCAGGAAGGAAAGCTATTCAATTTACGTGTACAAGGTGATGAAGCAAGTACATCCCGATACTGGTATTTCTTCCAAGGCGATGGGCATCATGAACTCGTTTGTGAACGATATCTTTGAGCGCATCGCTGGTGAGGCTTCTCGCCTAGCGCATTACAACAAGCGCTCGACTATTTCGTCAAGAGAGATCCAGACTGCTGTGAGACTGTTGCTACCGGGAGAGCTTGCTAAGCACGCTGTGTCTGAGGGGACTAAGGCAGTCACCAAGTACACCAGCTCCAAATAG
- the LOC120533357 gene encoding histone H4 codes for MSGRGKGGKGLGKGGAKRHRKVLRDNIQGITKPAIRRLARRGGVKRISGLIYEETRGVLKVFLENVIRDAVTYTEHAKRKTVTAMDVVYALKRQGRTLYGFGG; via the coding sequence ATGTCTGGACGTGGCAAAGGAGGAAAAGGACTCGGCAAGGGTGGCGCGAAGCGTCATCGTAAAGTGCTGAGAGATAACATCCAAGGTATTACAAAGCCTGCTATTCGCCGTTTGGCTCGTCGTGGTGGTGTGAAGAGAATTTCTGGCTTGATCTATGAAGAAACTCGCGGAGTGCTCAAAGTTTTCTTGGAAAATGTTATCCGTGACGCTGTGACTTACACTGAGCACGCCAAGAGGAAGACCGTGACTGCCATGGACGTAGTGTATGCTTTGAAGAGACAAGGCCGTACGCTGTATGGCTTTGGAGGTTAG